A region from the Francisella orientalis FNO12 genome encodes:
- a CDS encoding ATP-binding cassette domain-containing protein yields the protein MKTLTIKLNQKYKSFPIGFVTNIDNNGIVVISGVNGSGKSQLMNIINGRRIINNESHDISREITIDTHTIKSDEIEYRSFKNSIKILP from the coding sequence ATGAAAACACTAACCATAAAACTAAATCAAAAATATAAATCTTTTCCTATCGGATTTGTTACAAACATAGACAATAATGGAATTGTTGTGATATCTGGGGTTAATGGTTCTGGAAAATCACAATTAATGAATATCATTAATGGTAGGCGTATTATTAATAACGAATCTCACGATATATCTCGAGAAATCACTATTGATACACATACAATTAAAAGTGATGAAATAGAATATAGAAGTTTTAAAAATAGCATTAAGATACTTCCATAA
- a CDS encoding GyrI-like domain-containing protein, whose translation MKVVGVASKVSNDRVDLLEEAWEFFFNSEVLEYLNGQNISQDIISVYYDYECDHTAPYTLLIGYEVAESFEVPAGLNSVQIELNHRTYRVEGELPDAIIDKWQQIWADNSKKRVYKADFDRYNPIEDYAEVNVEYLK comes from the coding sequence ATGAAAGTAGTAGGTGTAGCATCTAAAGTTTCTAATGATAGAGTAGATTTGCTTGAAGAAGCTTGGGAGTTTTTCTTTAATAGTGAAGTATTAGAATATCTTAATGGTCAAAATATATCTCAAGATATAATATCTGTTTATTATGACTATGAATGCGATCATACCGCTCCATACACTCTTTTGATAGGTTATGAGGTGGCAGAGTCTTTTGAGGTACCAGCAGGGTTAAATTCTGTGCAAATTGAGCTTAACCATCGAACATATCGTGTTGAAGGGGAGCTACCTGATGCTATCATTGATAAATGGCAACAAATTTGGGCAGATAACTCTAAAAAGAGAGTTTATAAAGCAGATTTTGATAGATATAATCCTATTGAAGATTATGCTGAAGTTAATGTCGAATATCTAAAATAA
- a CDS encoding ribokinase, whose translation MAFICVDSQGQNIINVVMGVNAKLDQQILDKHNQKIQQANIILTQLETPLETIEYLVDKITDKQTFILNPAPARELPQELLKKVDILTPNETEVSILSGIEVKDVNTAKQAAKELHNKGVAIVIITLGEQGALLSKNHGQEQELFATKKVDVVDTTAAGDTFNGVLVFCLDKGLSIEQSIKIANTAAALAVTVEGAEDSAPTLEKLNTYLEQKI comes from the coding sequence TTGGCTTTTATTTGTGTTGATAGTCAGGGTCAAAATATTATTAATGTAGTAATGGGTGTTAATGCCAAGTTAGATCAGCAAATTTTGGACAAACATAATCAAAAAATCCAACAAGCTAATATCATACTAACTCAACTAGAAACTCCTTTGGAAACTATTGAGTATTTAGTAGACAAAATCACTGATAAACAAACTTTTATACTAAACCCTGCCCCAGCTAGAGAGCTACCTCAAGAATTACTCAAAAAGGTAGATATTTTAACACCAAATGAGACTGAGGTATCTATTTTGTCAGGTATAGAGGTTAAAGATGTAAATACAGCTAAGCAGGCAGCAAAAGAGCTACATAATAAGGGTGTAGCTATTGTTATAATAACTTTGGGTGAGCAAGGCGCTCTATTATCAAAAAATCATGGCCAAGAACAAGAATTATTTGCTACTAAAAAAGTAGATGTGGTAGACACTACTGCTGCAGGAGATACTTTTAATGGTGTTTTGGTATTTTGTCTAGACAAAGGACTATCTATAGAGCAATCAATCAAGATAGCAAATACAGCAGCAGCTCTAGCAGTAACTGTAGAGGGAGCTGAAGATTCTGCACCTACTTTAGAGAAATTAAATACTTATTTAGAACAAAAAATATAA
- a CDS encoding PfkB family carbohydrate kinase, with translation MSVVVVGSANRDLVVKVDHLAQKGQTIISQNYKEFCGGKGANQAVAARRLGENVTFITNLGKDSFGDRLLEFYKKRRSR, from the coding sequence ATGTCAGTAGTTGTTGTAGGAAGTGCTAATAGAGATTTAGTTGTAAAAGTTGATCACCTTGCGCAAAAAGGTCAAACGATAATAAGCCAGAATTATAAAGAGTTTTGTGGTGGTAAAGGAGCTAATCAAGCTGTAGCTGCAAGAAGACTTGGCGAAAATGTAACTTTTATTACAAATCTTGGTAAAGATAGTTTTGGGGATAGACTTTTAGAGTTTTATAAAAAAAGAAGGTCTAGATAG